The genomic segment GACTCTCAACCTCCCAAATTTTGAGACTGCTGTCGGCGCTTCCGGAAACAAGATATTTTCCGTCATTCGACCATGCAATCGAATTTACTGCCGATCCATGCCCTTGAAGCGTCGTCAACTCCTCATCATCCTGGCCATCCGACGGCCACAATTTGATGCTTCGATCATAGCTGCCTGTCGCCAGAACCTTTCCATCCGGAGAAAATCGCAGGGACTGATTGGTGGCTGTATGCCCCTTTAACACGTTCAATAGTCGCTGGTTCGGCAAATCGCGAATCTGAAGCGTTCCATCCAGCAAGGAATACAACAACCGTTTGCCATCGGGAAAGAAGACCGCGCGAGCGATGCTCGCGCCACCCGAATCCGAACTGGATTCTGTGCCCGTCGCCACTTCCCATCGAAACACAGTGGAACTTTCATTCGCGCAGATCACTTCACGACCATCCGGCGAAAACGCAGCCCAGGGAGCCTCGTGACCAACAGATTTTCTCCACATCGGTTTGAACATGCGGCCTGAATCGAACAGAGCGACGTTGCCTGCGATGTCGGTGACGACCAAAAATTCGCCATCGCGCGAAAAACCCGCCCGCGCCAGGTCATTGCCCGTAGGTTCAAAACTGTGAACCTCGGTTTTCGTGCCGATGTCCCAAACGTGGATTTTTTTGTCCGGCGCATCGGCAACGACCCGGTGGGCGTCCGGCGAAAATGCAATGGCATTGAAATGATTTCCGGCAGGCAGACTGAAGGTACTCAATTCACGCAAGGGAGAACGATCAAACCGCATTTCAAATACAGTCACTTGAAATTCGCTGGTGCCGTTTGCGATGGCTCGCCTTCGTTCGGCGATCAATAAATTTTTCCCGTCCGGAGAAAACGAGACCGCGACGATAGGATTTTTCGCCGCAAATTGGTTGATGTTTCGATGGGTCAAATACGAAAGCTGATACCATTCCAGGCTGCGCAAATCCTCTTTCCCTGGCTCCGGTCGTGTATCTTCCAGCAATTCATTGACGCGAGCGACATTGGAATTTCCTTCCAACTCCTGCCACGCGACGCCAATCTGCCTGAGATAGAGCAACTTGCGCCGGGCCTCTGCTTCGCTGTTCGCCCGGATCGCCAGCCAACCGACCACGGCCAAAATCACAGCGCTCAAAGCCGCGATTCCCAAGGCCCCTCGGCGAAACGCTGCTCGTTGCCGACGCACTTCCGCATCCGGCAAATTCGACCGCACCCAACTCAGATCGAACACCCGATTGTAGATGCGATTGCGGACTTTCAGCTTACCGGATTCCGCCCGAACGATCCCGGACAAACGCAGAATACTAACCAATGGATTGCTTTCATCGTCAATCATTCTCCGTCCGCGCAGAACCTTGCGATAGGCATACAGCAATCCGGCCAAATCGGTTTCACTGCGTAAAATCCGCTCTCGGACAAATAACAAATTGTCATCGCGTTCGCGTGCGCGCCGCGTGAAAAACAATTCTTCGCATAAGTGATCAACCGCGTCCGTGGTGTTGATCAGCGGATCTTCGGCGGCTGCACGACAAAGCCGCTGGGTCAGAAATGGATGCCCCCCCGACCAGTACAGAATCCGTTTGAGCAGCGAACGGCCTTCGCGCCCGTTTTTGCTTAACCCCTGGGACAAAGGAGCAGCTTCGGCTTCGGCGAAATCGCTTAATTCGATGCGGCGTCCGATGTTGAAAGGAGTCATGCGCGTATTGCGAATCAGATCGGCCGGTGTGGCGACACCGAGCAAACAAAAGGTCAGGCGTTCCAACGCAGGCTCTTCACTGCGCAGGTTGTAACATTCCCGTATGCCCGCAAAAAACTCATCGGTGGAAAACGGCAGGCTGAGCACAACGTCAATTTCATCCACAAAAACCACCAACCGGTCAGGATACTTTGGCAACACAACCGCGCGCATTGCCGCCAACCACCGTTGCAGCGGCCCCAGTTCCGGATGAAGCTGCCAGAATTCAATCAGTTCGTCTTCCAGATTCAGCCGCAATCCAAGTTGCAGCATCAATCCGCTGTACCATTGTTCGACCGTCAGATTTTGCCCAATCGCCGACAGATCCAACACGGCAACGCCAATTCCTAAGTTTCGCAACTTCCCTGCGGCGCGAATCATCAGGCTGGATTTGCCCATCTGCCGCGAAGTCAGCACATAGCAAAAATCGCCACGCAACAATCCATCCAGCAAGTCTTTGTCCGCCTGACGCTCGACATAAGATGGCGCGTCCGGACGCATCGTGCCTCCGACAACATAAAACTCCGGATTGATTGCGGATAGAACAGCGCTCATAACAAACGCTTTTTCAGGTAGCGGGCATACAGCCCGCTGCGAGGCCGAGCATCAGCGGGCGAATCGCCGGTTAAAATGCCGGCGCTTCGTAAACGATAAAACATCCCAGTGGTCAATGGAGGTGGGTCTTTCTGCCCATGCAGAAGGCTGCGAACGGCATCGCATAAATCCCGATCTCGTTCCAGCGCAAACCACATCGAACGAAGATGGCTGCCAAAAATGCCGTCTTCGTGGTCGGCTTTGGTTTCAATCGCCGCCAAGTCCATCTTATTCCGGTACATTTCGTAAAACCCACGTTGCGCAAGATAAGGATGGCCGCCTGTCAGTTCGTTATAGCGGGAAATTTCATTCTGGCTGGTCAGCAATCTGCCATAACGTTGATTCAAATCGGCAACCTGATCGAGACTAAAATCTTCCAGCGTCACTTGTGTGCCGACATTAAACGGAGACTGATTCGGATCGGTGATAAACAGATGGGCTTCGGTCGCATAAGCCAATGCCAGCGTCAGTCGCATCCAGGGGCCTTCCGGCTCATAAGCTCGCAGATTATGCAACCATCGAAAGAGAGCAAAGATTTCTGTTTTGTTGTCACAGCTAAACAATTCATCCACATCGTCAATAACCCACACCAGCGGTTGTTGAGCTTTTTCCAGAATGTGACGTTGCAAATACCTTTGGAAATTGGCGCTTGGGCCCAAAAAACTGTTCCAAATCTTATGCGGCAATGATTCCAGTTGCAGCGTATCGGCAATCTGCTCAGCCAATGACAAAAGCAACTGATCGGAATCAGACAAGGTTCTGATGTTTATCGAACGCAAGTAAGTCAGCACCACCAGGGAGCCAGATTCCCTTGCTCGCTGAGCGCCACGCGCCAACAAAGAAGTTTTGCCGACTTGCGGAGGCCCTTTGACCAAGACAACACTGTCGCGTCGCGCCATCGCAGCAAAAAATTTGTCGTCCGTTTCGCGAGCAATATAAAACTGGGACTCTAAAGGCACCGCGCCGCCCGGCGTGGGCGGATCAGAAAAGTTCAAATCCCGGTTCGCCGATGCCGTCGTCGCGCCTTGCTCCCTTCTTAGTTCCTTCACGGGAGCTATAAAACGATAGCCGGATCCGGGTACATTTTCTATAAACTCTTCGTCGCCAAGTTTTTTCCGTAACTCTCCAATGGTTACAGCCACTCTTGCATCAGAACTTTCCTCAATTTCCCAAACTTCCCTTAGCAATTGGTCATTCGTCATTAAACTGCCGTGGTTTTGAACTAACACACGCAGCAGATCGAAGACTAACTTTCTTAAAGGTGGAGAGACTTCTTTCCCATCAAGCAGAAGCCGTCGCTCGGATGGATCAAGCAGATAAGGTCCAAATTCGTAAATCAGGCGTGGGGAGCCAGGCATACACCATCTACCAATCTGTACATTTTATCGGGATTTATCCCAGATTTTATTGATCCTTCAAGCAGGCGCCTTCGACTTTCAGTATATTCCGCCAAGCTGGCAGAAATGACTTATAAGAAAAGGAAAGCATTGCGCTTGAGTTCACCACACTCCAAAGGATGGCGGGCATTCTAGCTACCTTCGGACGGGGTAGCAATGCGTCATCAACCAAAAACAAATTGTCACGGCAGTGTCATAACCCAATGACAGTTTCGAGTTGCATCCCCACAAGCTACTTGTTCCGTGACTCGTCGCTCTGTATCCCCCAGATGTGTGTTGCGGAGCAAGGAGATCACTATGGGCAACTTTTTTCGCGTTCTGGTTTACAACGGCAGCACCCCTGAGGAAGAAAAGAGACTTACAGAGACTGCCATTAAGGAAAAATACGAGTATCCGAATACCAGCGTTTACGTCGGCGAACGGGATGGCGTCAAGAAATTTTTAGCGTTGATTCCCCTCGATGAAAAGCCGAGCGAGTTAGGTACCGAACCATGGCAAGGTACAGCCGACCTCGTACAAGAGCATTTTATTTGCGAATTCAACCCCGATTACAGCACAGCGTCTCAACAAAACGCGCTTTCGTCTTTGACGTATAAGGAAGTGAGCGTGTCCGGTCCAAATGGAGATATGAGTTCTCTTGTGGAAAAGGCAAAGGTGTTAATCAAGTAGTCTTATGCGAGGCTGGCATAACACTGAGAAGCATATCAAAAATGCGTCCTCCAACAGCCGGGTATACAGCCATGTCCCGAAACAGCAGCGTCTTCAGCCATTAGGGTATTTGAGCGCCAGCTTGCAGTTTCAACCTTGAAGTCGGGCTTCCCTCAGTCACCAAACTCGGCCAACTTCCAAGGTTGAAATTGTTCTGGCCGGAGAATGACGCCCACAAACGATCAAGCCTTTATCAAAACGATCCTCTTAACCCTAATTTCCGAATCACCTGGTCGGCAATGTCGCGACCTGTCCAGTCCAGATACATTTGCTGCCTGGATGCGCCAATAGGAGGAAACGAAGTTCCCTGCGGTTGTCGCGGGTAACCGCTGCCAAAATAAATTTGCTTGCCGGTTTTCGGCTCAAACACCGTGAAGCGCACATCCACCCCGTTCAAACTCCCGGTTCCCATCCTGTCGTATTGCAACTCAATCCAAACCACAAACAAATCTTCGCTATCCTTTGCAGCCTTCATGGCATCGCCGCGCGTCTGGTTTCGTTCGGAACTTAGCTGCACGGATTTCAATTCGCGCCGCATTTGATCCAAACATCCGTCTCGCACGGCGTCGGTGTAATACATAGGGATTTCCATATCGCCCATCGCCGACGCAATCATCAACGACTTCCCTTTTTCCACAGGCTTGTCTTTCGGCTTGTCGGGCGATACCTCTGGCTCCGGCACAGTGCGCGCATCGGGATTGTTGACGCCCTGCACCACGGGCTGCGGATCGGCTTTCTTTTGCTTGCGACCCGATTGCGCAACGGCAATACCTCCGAGCACCAGCAGACACTCGATCAACACGACCAGCGACTTTGCATGAATTCGCATAACGATTCCTCCTCGGTTGAGCTTTGGAAATGTGCACGGATTATAGACGACTTTAGAACGGCGCGTAACAGGCGGCATTGCATTCCTGGAAAAGACTACGCGCCTTCACCGGGATATTTATCTGCCAACAGGTTCCGCAACATTAAGTATCCAGCATCGCGTTTGCGGTCGTTCTTTTCACCTCGCCGTTTATTGCATGCAAGCGGCAACGCTAATTTGATGATTTCCGATTTATCTTCTTCCTTAAAGCACATAGACAATTCGTCGAGCGCGCCCAGCGCCAAAGTCGCTACAACTATGCTGGAGTCTGACAAACTATTGATCAAAGCGGAGATGATTTGATTGCTCGCCGCTTTACCCATTGCGCCCAATGACATTGCTGCTCCAATCCGAACAACCTCTTCAGAGTCAGCCAAACGTTCAATCAGGTCTGAGATGGCATTTTCGTTTACCACCTCTTCACCCATTAGCTCTAATGCGCGGACAGCCGCAGATCGAACATCCCATTCAGGATCTGTCAGACACTGAGTCAAAACAGAAATGACTTGATCGCCCGCCACTGTCTTTCCCATAACACCCAACGCGCCCACCGCCGCACACCGGACAAACCCCTCAGAATCACCCAAACGCTCAATCAAGGCGAAAACAACTTTATTGTTCACCGCCTTCTCACCAAGCATTCCGAGTGCCTGAGCCGCCGTTGATCGGACATCACCATCAGAATCAGTCAGAAGTTGAACCAACGCAGAAATGGTTTGATCGCTCGTGGCTTCCTCGCCGAACTTTTCTAGCGCACGAGCCGCTGCTAAGCGGATTCCACTTTGTGAGTCAGCCAAAAGTCGAACCAAAGTGGAAATGACTTGCTCACTCGCTGCTTTCTCACCTAAATCCCCTAACGCCCAAATTGCCGTTCGCCGAACATTCTCTTGGGAATCACCACAAAGTCGAATCAAGGTAGGTACCACCTCCTTCTTACCCAGCCATCCCAGCGCGCGAGCCGCCGCTAACCGAACCCGAGAGTCAGAGCTTGATGAACGCTCAATGGATGCGGTAATAGCTTGATCTCTCGCCGTCCTGCCGATTGCGACTAATGCACGAGCAGCCGCTCGCTGGACAGAAAAATCAGAATCAGCCAAACGTTCAATCAAGGCAAAAACGACTTGATCACTTGATGCCTTTTCGCCAATCGCTCCTAGTGTATTTGCAGCCCAAGATCGAACAAAATGTTCTGAATTCCCCAACAGCTGAATCAGCTTAGAGATAACTAGGTCCCCCTTGATCTTTTCGCCCATTGTTCCCAGTATGCCAGCCGCTGCAATCTGGACAGCCATTTTTGAGTCTGCCAAGCGTTGTATCAAGGCTGTGATGACTTGGTCGTTTTCCGCCTTTTTGCCCATCGCTCCCAGGGCGTAGACCGCCGCAGACCTCACAGCCCATTCAGTATCATCCAATCGTTTAAGTAATTTGGGAATTAAATCGGCTGAGGCGGCGCACTCAGCTACCAGTCCGAAGATTTGGCGTATGTCTCCTTTTAAAGAGACTGAGGATCTTACATCAAAGTAAAGATCGCAAAGTCGGTTGATGATTCGGCAGCGCAAGTTCGGGTAAACAGCAACATCATCAGCAAGACAACGCGCAGACAAAAACAGATCGCGGTGCAAAATATGCTCATACTCGCTAGCGGTGAAACCTTGTCGTTCGGCAAATTCGCCTTCGGCCAGAATGGCAGCGCGAACCAGCAAATCGCCATCGTCAGGACTTTGGCGCGAGGCAACGGCCAGCAGAATTGGTTCCTCCCAGCGGGGTTTATGGCGGACTTCGTTTATTCGCTGCGCCGCTTGCAAACTGTTCCGCATAAGTTGCAACGCTGCAAAGTATTCCTGAAAGGTCAGGTGCAGAAACCCGTATTGTTTGGGCGCACGTTCAACAAAGATACCAGCGGGGCCACGAGCGCGAGCCAGAAAGCCATCCACAGCAGCAATCACTTCGGGATGATCCGACGGTTTACCCGTGTCTCTTGATCGAACTTCGCGCAACTTTTCTTCAACTTCCTGTTCATACGCCAATCCGCGCGGACGTTCAGAGTGCATCCAATAAGCCAGCGGCCATAGGAATTGCGCCGCATCGCTTTTGCTGATCAGTTTAGAACCGTCCATTCCCTTTGCCGCTTGCCAATCGGCCAGTAAGGTGTTGGTCGCCAGTTCGTAAAGTTCAACTCGGCGGCTTGGCAGACGCGAGCCGTTGCGATGAATCAGCGCCAGAATCGTCAGCAACAGCGGATTCGTTGCCAATCGTTTGACACCGGTATTGCCGTCAACGGATTTCAGAATGTCGTCAATTTCGACTTTGGCACGATCGGCAATGATTTCAGTGGAAGCGTCCGGAGCGTGGAAGCGTTCCACCGCCAGGCACCAGCCGTTCAAAAACTTTTCAATCTGTTCGCGCTCCAAATCCAGCAAAGTAAAGTGCTGGTAATCGTTGCCAAGTGGAGCTTGCCGATAACCGACGATGCGGCTGGTAACGATAACGCGATTGTCTGAATGCGTGCTGCGAACGAATTCTTCGATCTGCTGAACAATCACCACACGATCAGAAGGTTCAGTCACCTCGTCCAATCCGTCCAGCAGCAACAAGGCTTCGCCGCGCCGGAGCTTTTCTTCCAGTAAGCGAGTCAATTCGCCATCAGAATTACGTTCGATGTTGCGAAACGGAACCAACAGGCAATCTCGCAACTTGGCATTTCGATTTTTGCGCAACTCTTCGGCGAAATCCGCGACACGCATAAAGATCGGCAATCGAACCTTGCCGTAATTGGTTCCATCTTTATCAATCACAATCGGAAATCCGCCTCGCCAAGTTCGGGCAAAATGCAGCGCCAGAAACCGCATCAACGTCGTCTTACCCGCTCCAGGGTCACCAAGAATTACCATTCGACGGTTTTCACGAACAGCTTCAGCCAGATCCACTTTTTCTGCGCGCGTTTCTCGCTCGGCCCAACGAACTCGACTGCCGGGAATTGGCACGACATCACCTTCTTCTCCAAAATCAGACAATAGAGCATTGGTAAATGTGCCTTTCACTCTCCCAAACTCATCCACAAAAAAACCATGCCTTGCGTAGGGTTCATAAACCTTACGCTCGGTTTTCAGCGAGACATACACTTCGTCCAGCTTGACCGCGACTTGTCGTTCGGCCTGCATTACGCCGCGCAAACTGATTTCCGAATTGTTTTCGATGGTGTGGCGAAGAAATCTATCGAGGCACGCCTGTCGCGATTCTTCCTGCCATTTCAGGATTGCTTTGGTAATTTGGTTGGCAAGTTGGTGCGGATCGGTAAATTCTGCCTTGATTCGCTCCTGTCTGACACGCTCGCGGAATGCTTCCAAACGCTCGGAATCACCAGCCGGGCGATCCTTCGTAACTGAAAGTGGAAAAAGGCAATTGTCGCTGGCGAAAAACGCGATGCGCGGCCTGTCGAGTTCAACAGCTTGGTCATATTCAAGTTCGGTAAATGACTTTTCCGTACCCAATTTGCACTCGCCATAAATCGCGCCGAGGAGCAGCACAAACAAATCGCAGTCAGCGACTTTTGTGGCGTCGTAATCAGTCGGCGTCGCATTCACTGCGCCCCAGGTTTCCATCTGGATGCATTCAAATCCTGGCAGACCGTTAATCGCGTTGGCGACTTCAACGCGGTATTCGCGCAAATCTTTGGATGTCGAACTGAGGAAAACTTTGGCCAATTGGATTTTCGTCTCGGAGAGACGCCTGAATTTAGGCAGGTCGTTTACGGCCTGCACATGGGTTTATGAGAAAGACTCGTCGCGTAGTGACGACTGAATTTATCGCACGCAATTTACTTAACCGTCGCTATGCGACGCAACGAATATTATGCCAACGTTACAGGCCGTAAACGACCTGCCTAAATTCAACCGCCGCTATGCGGCAACGGACAAGGCTTCTTGGGGTGCGGCGCTACGCCGAGAGCGTAGCATTCCAAATCAAAATTGTTTTCCCATGATGACAAGGGGTAAAACTTCGCCTTCGGGCATTGGATGTTCGATCCGCTCAATAGGCTGATACCCCATCGCGGAGTACAAAGGCACGCCTGGCAACGTCGCGCCGAGTTCCAGTTTGGTAAAGCCTGCGGCTCGCGCGGCGGCTTCGCAGGCTTCGATAATCTGGCGGCCAATGCCTCGACGAGCGAAATCAGGATCAACGAAAAAGGCTCGGATGCGCGCAGGTTCCGTTGCCGGATCGAGCAGGGAATCCGCGTCTTCTTTCGTCTGGTCTCCGCCGTACAACGTGCTGCGCTTGCTCCAACCGCCGCAACCGACAATTCGGCCTTCCGCTTCGGCGACGAAGTACGTGCCGTCGGCAATCAATTGCGTGTCTATGCCGAAGACGTGAATCAGCGAAATTTCGATTTGCCGTTCGGTGTAATACCCGGCGCTCAAAGCCCGAATGGATCGCCGCATCAACTGATCGAGCGCCGGGATATCTTCGGCTGTCGCCAATCGAAGCTGGATTTGCATGGATGGTCACCCCACGTCGTCAACCGGCAATGTATCGGCAAACTGATCGTTGTCTTTCAGTTCTTTCTTCAGCCGGTACATTTCCTTCTTCAGACTTTCGACAATCTTTTTGTAAGCCGGATCGCTGTAGACATTCTTCATTTCAATCAGGTCCTTTTGCAGATCGTACAATTCCCACTGGTTCAGTTTGTTGAAGAAAATTAGTTTGTACCGGTCAGTTCGCACACCGTAATGCGCTGCGACGTTGTGATGGCCGGGATGGTAATAGCGGTAATACATCGAACGCCGCCAGTCTTTCGGCGTCTGGCCTTTGAGCAAAGGCAAGAAGCTGCGGCCTTGCATGTCGGCGGGAATTTTCGCTCCGGCGGCATCCAGAAAGGTTTCCGCAAAATCCACGTTTAGAATCATCCCTTTGTTGACTGATCCGGGTTTGATCTGTGCGGGCCAGCGAACCAGAAACGGCATGCGCAGCGATTCTTCGTACATGAACCGTTTGTCGAAAAAGTTATGCTCGCCCAGGAAAAAGCCTTGATCCGAGGTGTAAACGACAATCGTGTTTTCGGCCAAACCGTTTTTGTCCAGGTAATCCAGAAAACGTCCGATGTTGTCATCCACAGACTGCACGCAAGCCAGATAGTCCTGCATGTAGCGGCGAAACTTCCATCGCTTCAGTTCCGCGCCGCTCAATTCCGCAGGCGGTTTGCCTTTGGTGTCGGTGTCGTTCAGGTCGGCGTCAATGTGCATCGTGGATTGTTTGGCGGCATCGGCTTTGCCTTTGTAATCGTCGTCAAAGGTTGCCGGAATCGGCGGATCGTAATTTTCAAACTGTTTGCGATGTTTTTCGTCCGGCTGCCAGTTCCGATGCGGGGCTTTGTGATGGAACATCAAAAAGAACGGTTTGTCTTTCGGACGATTTTCGATGAAGTTCATCGCCTGGTCGGTAATGATGTCGGTGGTGTAACCGGTCAGCTTTTTCCGCTCGCCGTTTTCGATCATGACCGGATCGAAGTACGCGCCCTGCCCCGGCAAAATATTCCAGTAATCAAAGCCCGCGGGTTTGCCTTCGTCGGGTCGCTTCGGATCGTTGCCGCCCAAATGCCATTTGCCGATCATGCCGGTGTAATATCCCGCGGCTTGCATGTATTTCGACAGCAGCGGTTGCGTGTTGTCTATGTGATTGAACACGGGCACGCCGTTCAGATGGGAATACTTGCCGGTCAAAATGACCGCGCGGCTGGGCGTGCAAATGGAATTCGTGACAAAGCAATTTTCAAACTTCATCCCTTCGTTGGCCAGCCGATCAATGTTCGGAGTTTTGTTCAGCCGACTGCCATAGGCGCTGATGGCGTGCGCCGCATGGTCATCGGACATAATGAAAACGATGTTTGGACGCCTGGCAACGGTTTGAACCTGTGCGACGCGTGGTGGCAAAACCACCAGCGCCGCCAGAAAGCAAAGCAATGAAAAACGGGTGAACTTGTTCATGGACGTATTTTCCTTTTGATTACATTCCTTGTTCGTCCGCTGACGGCCCGTACAGCGCCGGAACCGGCACATCGCACATTCTCAAATACACAGTCAATTGGGCGCGGTGATGAATCAAGTGATTGAGAATCATCCCGCGAATGCAGGCAATGCGCGGCATTGTGAAAATCGTCTGCCCGCCAGCCAGCAACGACCAGTTCGCCATCATCGCAGCGTCGCTGGCACCAGCCAACGCAGCGCGAAATGCCACCAGATTCTTGTCGAATTTTTCCAGCAAGTCGGCGACAGAAGCGGCGGGGTTTTCTTTGAAAGGTTCGGCGCCGACAGGCGCGACATCGAACGAATCCGATTTGATTGTGTCTGCTCCCCAGCCAACCATATTCGCGATGTGCGTGGCCAACGAAATCATCTGAAACGATTTGGGATGCGGGCGAAAATCAAACTTATCCGCCGGAATGCGTTCCAACGTTTTCCGCGTGTTTGCCATTTCCATATCCATTTCCGGAAGCAGCGATTGAGCGATAGACATATTTTCATTCTCCTGGTTTTGAAGAGTTGTCGTTACGCTGAAACGATTTCAGCGCATCAAAAAGCGAGCATAAAATCAGGAATCAATGTTTCGGACTTCCAACCCCAACCCGGCCTCATGGTTTGTCCGAACAAAGCCATCCTC from the Acidobacteriota bacterium genome contains:
- a CDS encoding AAA-like domain-containing protein, translating into MSAVLSAINPEFYVVGGTMRPDAPSYVERQADKDLLDGLLRGDFCYVLTSRQMGKSSLMIRAAGKLRNLGIGVAVLDLSAIGQNLTVEQWYSGLMLQLGLRLNLEDELIEFWQLHPELGPLQRWLAAMRAVVLPKYPDRLVVFVDEIDVVLSLPFSTDEFFAGIRECYNLRSEEPALERLTFCLLGVATPADLIRNTRMTPFNIGRRIELSDFAEAEAAPLSQGLSKNGREGRSLLKRILYWSGGHPFLTQRLCRAAAEDPLINTTDAVDHLCEELFFTRRARERDDNLLFVRERILRSETDLAGLLYAYRKVLRGRRMIDDESNPLVSILRLSGIVRAESGKLKVRNRIYNRVFDLSWVRSNLPDAEVRRQRAAFRRGALGIAALSAVILAVVGWLAIRANSEAEARRKLLYLRQIGVAWQELEGNSNVARVNELLEDTRPEPGKEDLRSLEWYQLSYLTHRNINQFAAKNPIVAVSFSPDGKNLLIAERRRAIANGTSEFQVTVFEMRFDRSPLRELSTFSLPAGNHFNAIAFSPDAHRVVADAPDKKIHVWDIGTKTEVHSFEPTGNDLARAGFSRDGEFLVVTDIAGNVALFDSGRMFKPMWRKSVGHEAPWAAFSPDGREVICANESSTVFRWEVATGTESSSDSGGASIARAVFFPDGKRLLYSLLDGTLQIRDLPNQRLLNVLKGHTATNQSLRFSPDGKVLATGSYDRSIKLWPSDGQDDEELTTLQGHGSAVNSIAWSNDGKYLVSGSADSSLKIWEVESLLAPELIRRSVQHFKVSAFQNKTQAVVFGITKNHEMKLWSLDSGQPLVTFGADEQPPFSTDVLGAALSLDGKMLATSFNNKEKEKVGLIRLWDATTGRLIKTLSGHTELVYNLMFSPDGKRLVSGGLDKKIYLWDVATGQPYELPPQASSYSYRAVFSNGGHLVAAALSNGTVMLADVASRNVLRVLEGHAQVVKALAFSADDRMLASGGDDNQLRLWDVNSGQLIKVIGQSDSMNRLIFSVDGKRLISGGKDGTVKLWDVASGQEIFTYRGHPGDVTSLTISGDGKSLITTGNDGSVRYWRAASEQDVTAH
- a CDS encoding AAA-like domain-containing protein, which translates into the protein MPGSPRLIYEFGPYLLDPSERRLLLDGKEVSPPLRKLVFDLLRVLVQNHGSLMTNDQLLREVWEIEESSDARVAVTIGELRKKLGDEEFIENVPGSGYRFIAPVKELRREQGATTASANRDLNFSDPPTPGGAVPLESQFYIARETDDKFFAAMARRDSVVLVKGPPQVGKTSLLARGAQRARESGSLVVLTYLRSINIRTLSDSDQLLLSLAEQIADTLQLESLPHKIWNSFLGPSANFQRYLQRHILEKAQQPLVWVIDDVDELFSCDNKTEIFALFRWLHNLRAYEPEGPWMRLTLALAYATEAHLFITDPNQSPFNVGTQVTLEDFSLDQVADLNQRYGRLLTSQNEISRYNELTGGHPYLAQRGFYEMYRNKMDLAAIETKADHEDGIFGSHLRSMWFALERDRDLCDAVRSLLHGQKDPPPLTTGMFYRLRSAGILTGDSPADARPRSGLYARYLKKRLL
- a CDS encoding HEAT repeat domain-containing protein; amino-acid sequence: MAKVFLSSTSKDLREYRVEVANAINGLPGFECIQMETWGAVNATPTDYDATKVADCDLFVLLLGAIYGECKLGTEKSFTELEYDQAVELDRPRIAFFASDNCLFPLSVTKDRPAGDSERLEAFRERVRQERIKAEFTDPHQLANQITKAILKWQEESRQACLDRFLRHTIENNSEISLRGVMQAERQVAVKLDEVYVSLKTERKVYEPYARHGFFVDEFGRVKGTFTNALLSDFGEEGDVVPIPGSRVRWAERETRAEKVDLAEAVRENRRMVILGDPGAGKTTLMRFLALHFARTWRGGFPIVIDKDGTNYGKVRLPIFMRVADFAEELRKNRNAKLRDCLLVPFRNIERNSDGELTRLLEEKLRRGEALLLLDGLDEVTEPSDRVVIVQQIEEFVRSTHSDNRVIVTSRIVGYRQAPLGNDYQHFTLLDLEREQIEKFLNGWCLAVERFHAPDASTEIIADRAKVEIDDILKSVDGNTGVKRLATNPLLLTILALIHRNGSRLPSRRVELYELATNTLLADWQAAKGMDGSKLISKSDAAQFLWPLAYWMHSERPRGLAYEQEVEEKLREVRSRDTGKPSDHPEVIAAVDGFLARARGPAGIFVERAPKQYGFLHLTFQEYFAALQLMRNSLQAAQRINEVRHKPRWEEPILLAVASRQSPDDGDLLVRAAILAEGEFAERQGFTASEYEHILHRDLFLSARCLADDVAVYPNLRCRIINRLCDLYFDVRSSVSLKGDIRQIFGLVAECAASADLIPKLLKRLDDTEWAVRSAAVYALGAMGKKAENDQVITALIQRLADSKMAVQIAAAGILGTMGEKIKGDLVISKLIQLLGNSEHFVRSWAANTLGAIGEKASSDQVVFALIERLADSDFSVQRAAARALVAIGRTARDQAITASIERSSSSDSRVRLAAARALGWLGKKEVVPTLIRLCGDSQENVRRTAIWALGDLGEKAASEQVISTLVRLLADSQSGIRLAAARALEKFGEEATSDQTISALVQLLTDSDGDVRSTAAQALGMLGEKAVNNKVVFALIERLGDSEGFVRCAAVGALGVMGKTVAGDQVISVLTQCLTDPEWDVRSAAVRALELMGEEVVNENAISDLIERLADSEEVVRIGAAMSLGAMGKAASNQIISALINSLSDSSIVVATLALGALDELSMCFKEEDKSEIIKLALPLACNKRRGEKNDRKRDAGYLMLRNLLADKYPGEGA
- a CDS encoding GNAT family N-acetyltransferase, with the protein product MQIQLRLATAEDIPALDQLMRRSIRALSAGYYTERQIEISLIHVFGIDTQLIADGTYFVAEAEGRIVGCGGWSKRSTLYGGDQTKEDADSLLDPATEPARIRAFFVDPDFARRGIGRQIIEACEAAARAAGFTKLELGATLPGVPLYSAMGYQPIERIEHPMPEGEVLPLVIMGKQF
- a CDS encoding sulfatase; this encodes MNKFTRFSLLCFLAALVVLPPRVAQVQTVARRPNIVFIMSDDHAAHAISAYGSRLNKTPNIDRLANEGMKFENCFVTNSICTPSRAVILTGKYSHLNGVPVFNHIDNTQPLLSKYMQAAGYYTGMIGKWHLGGNDPKRPDEGKPAGFDYWNILPGQGAYFDPVMIENGERKKLTGYTTDIITDQAMNFIENRPKDKPFFLMFHHKAPHRNWQPDEKHRKQFENYDPPIPATFDDDYKGKADAAKQSTMHIDADLNDTDTKGKPPAELSGAELKRWKFRRYMQDYLACVQSVDDNIGRFLDYLDKNGLAENTIVVYTSDQGFFLGEHNFFDKRFMYEESLRMPFLVRWPAQIKPGSVNKGMILNVDFAETFLDAAGAKIPADMQGRSFLPLLKGQTPKDWRRSMYYRYYHPGHHNVAAHYGVRTDRYKLIFFNKLNQWELYDLQKDLIEMKNVYSDPAYKKIVESLKKEMYRLKKELKDNDQFADTLPVDDVG
- a CDS encoding DinB family protein, yielding MSIAQSLLPEMDMEMANTRKTLERIPADKFDFRPHPKSFQMISLATHIANMVGWGADTIKSDSFDVAPVGAEPFKENPAASVADLLEKFDKNLVAFRAALAGASDAAMMANWSLLAGGQTIFTMPRIACIRGMILNHLIHHRAQLTVYLRMCDVPVPALYGPSADEQGM